A single genomic interval of Deinococcus ruber harbors:
- a CDS encoding nucleoside hydrolase — protein sequence MPASAAPRPVILDGDPGHDDAINILLAHAAPELEVLGVSTTYGNVGLERTTRNALVTLELIGSSTPVYPGADRPLLVPRLSAESVHGQTGLDGPLLPAPSRAAEHLHAALFMVQAIRERPHQVTLLPTGPLTNVALALRLAPDIAPLIREIVWMGGSLDVGNWTPAAEFNALCDPHAAAIVFGSGVRVTMFGLNATHQAIATPERIAPFRALGRTGEVVAGLLEFFAEHHRERYGWNGGPLHDPLTSAYLIAPQLFEVQPMYVTVDTTDGPSAGRTNCDQWHVTGQQPNANVAMTVDADGFYALLTERMAQL from the coding sequence ATGCCTGCCTCCGCTGCTCCGCGTCCGGTGATCCTGGACGGCGACCCCGGCCACGACGACGCCATCAATATTCTGCTGGCCCACGCTGCCCCCGAACTGGAGGTGCTGGGCGTGAGCACCACCTACGGCAATGTTGGACTGGAGCGCACCACCCGCAACGCTCTGGTGACGCTGGAGCTGATCGGCAGCAGCACGCCCGTGTATCCCGGCGCAGATCGACCGCTGCTGGTGCCGCGCCTGAGTGCCGAGTCGGTGCACGGGCAGACTGGACTGGACGGCCCGCTGCTGCCCGCTCCCAGCCGCGCTGCCGAACACCTGCACGCGGCGCTGTTCATGGTGCAGGCCATCCGCGAGAGGCCACATCAGGTCACGCTGCTTCCCACCGGCCCGCTCACCAATGTGGCACTGGCCCTGCGGCTGGCCCCCGACATCGCCCCGCTCATCCGCGAGATCGTGTGGATGGGCGGCAGCCTGGACGTGGGCAACTGGACACCCGCCGCCGAATTCAACGCGCTGTGCGACCCGCACGCCGCCGCCATCGTCTTTGGCAGCGGTGTGCGGGTCACCATGTTCGGTCTGAACGCCACGCATCAGGCGATTGCCACGCCGGAGCGTATCGCCCCCTTCCGGGCACTGGGCCGCACGGGCGAGGTAGTCGCCGGGCTGCTGGAATTCTTTGCCGAGCACCACCGCGAGCGCTATGGCTGGAATGGTGGCCCGCTGCACGACCCCCTCACCAGCGCTTACCTGATCGCCCCGCAGCTCTTTGAAGTCCAGCCGATGTATGTGACCGTGGACACCACCGATGGCCCCAGTGCGGGGCGCACCAACTGCGACCAGTGGCATGTGACGGGGCAGCAGCCGAATGCCAATGTCGCCATGACGGTGGACGCCGACGGCTTCTACGCCCTGCTGACCGAGCGGATGGCCCAGCTATGA
- a CDS encoding DUF554 domain-containing protein, translating into MNLLAHLSGTLINVATVLIGTTLGLLLGGRLPEKTQRTLLQTLSLVTLFIGMDMSGALNKVSGGHVPGVILALVALALGAVIGEGLGIEERLAALGDHLKRRFRGGGRFTEGFVAASLLFCIGPLTIVGGIQNGLTGDSSTYVLKSVLDGIAALALAGVYGVGVGFSAASVLLIQGGISLTAGGLAGVLLHGADPAILRNDPYVLLVTGAGGLIILGISWNLMLGGLSMDDKRVRVGSLLPALVLAPLALWLAKLIG; encoded by the coding sequence GTGAATCTGCTCGCGCACCTGTCGGGAACTCTTATCAACGTCGCCACCGTCCTGATCGGTACAACCCTCGGCCTGCTGCTGGGGGGCCGCCTGCCGGAAAAAACCCAGCGCACGCTGCTGCAAACCCTGAGTCTGGTCACGCTGTTCATCGGAATGGATATGTCGGGCGCACTGAACAAGGTGAGTGGCGGGCACGTTCCCGGCGTGATTCTGGCACTGGTGGCGCTGGCGCTGGGCGCGGTCATCGGGGAAGGGCTGGGCATCGAGGAACGGCTCGCTGCCCTGGGCGACCATCTGAAACGCCGCTTCCGGGGCGGAGGCCGCTTCACCGAGGGCTTCGTGGCGGCGAGCCTGCTGTTCTGCATCGGGCCACTCACCATCGTGGGGGGCATCCAGAACGGACTGACCGGTGACAGCAGCACCTACGTGCTGAAGTCGGTGCTCGACGGCATCGCGGCGCTGGCGCTGGCGGGCGTGTACGGCGTGGGCGTGGGCTTCAGCGCCGCCTCGGTGCTGCTGATTCAGGGCGGGATCAGCCTGACGGCGGGAGGGCTGGCAGGCGTACTGCTGCACGGCGCTGATCCGGCGATTCTCAGGAACGATCCGTATGTGCTGCTGGTGACGGGGGCGGGCGGCCTGATCATTCTGGGCATCAGTTGGAATCTGATGCTGGGCGGCCTGAGCATGGACGATAAGCGCGTGCGGGTCGGAAGCCTGCTGCCTGCGCTGGTGCTGGCTCCACTGGCGCTGTGGCTGGCAAAGCTGATCGGGTGA
- a CDS encoding DUF402 domain-containing protein, with protein MIHPVRVHTLDVGAQSIQLDGGQVVRALTRVEATPYGLHYANDVPDHPHLTHVEAHLIPALDLVVSHFTDRPGSPHPSRFYLDMATITVKAEVWTIRDLYLDVVIRLDGQPFLHDADEYAAAVVEGHLTPDELSRAVLSAQRVVNGLFAHNNDLEAWLASLGIHLEWWRLSPAATMQR; from the coding sequence ATGATTCATCCGGTGCGGGTGCATACCCTCGACGTGGGGGCGCAGAGCATTCAGCTGGACGGGGGGCAGGTTGTCCGGGCGCTGACCCGCGTGGAAGCGACGCCGTATGGCCTGCATTACGCCAACGATGTGCCCGACCATCCGCACCTGACGCACGTCGAGGCACACCTGATTCCCGCGCTTGATCTGGTCGTGTCGCACTTCACAGATCGACCCGGCAGCCCGCATCCATCGCGCTTTTACCTCGACATGGCGACCATCACGGTCAAAGCGGAGGTCTGGACGATCCGCGACCTGTACCTGGATGTGGTGATCAGGCTGGACGGTCAACCCTTTCTGCACGACGCCGACGAATACGCCGCCGCAGTCGTGGAAGGCCACCTGACGCCCGATGAACTGAGCCGCGCCGTGCTGAGCGCTCAGCGGGTCGTAAACGGCCTGTTTGCCCACAACAACGATCTGGAAGCGTGGCTGGCTAGTCTGGGCATTCATCTGGAATGGTGGAGACTTTCACCAGCCGCTACCATGCAGCGGTGA
- a CDS encoding aminotransferase class I/II-fold pyridoxal phosphate-dependent enzyme yields the protein MNSQDTGSAQPLKSSAREQYEAFRARGLKLNMQRGQPSDEDFDLSNDMLTAVDAKDIRPGGLDLRNYPGGVAGIPEARALFAQMMDVTQGQMLIWNNASLEVQAHVLTWALLKGLPASTSPWATQKPQMIVTTPGYDRHFLLLETLGFELLSVDMQPDGPDLDAIERLAASSERVKGVLFVPTYSNPGGETISAPKAQRLAALTAAAPDFTIFADDAYRVHHLHPDDRDTPVNFVELCQEAGHPDRAFVFASTSKITFAGAGLGFVASSVANIGALSNWLNTQSIGPNKVEQYRHVRFLEAYPGGLEGLMEAHAQIIAPKFAAVNEVLSAELDGQNGNSELASWGNPKGGYFISLDTHLPIARRVVELAAGAGVSLTPAGATYPGGHDPHDRNIRLAPTRPPVSEVREAMQVVACCIRLASEEYRAAGK from the coding sequence ATGAACAGTCAAGACACCGGCAGCGCCCAGCCGCTGAAGAGCAGCGCCCGTGAGCAGTACGAAGCGTTCCGGGCCAGAGGGCTGAAACTGAACATGCAGCGCGGTCAGCCATCGGATGAAGATTTCGACCTGTCCAACGACATGCTGACGGCAGTGGACGCCAAAGACATCCGGCCCGGCGGTCTGGACCTGCGGAACTATCCCGGCGGCGTGGCGGGCATTCCGGAGGCACGCGCCCTCTTCGCGCAGATGATGGACGTGACGCAGGGGCAGATGCTGATCTGGAACAACGCCAGCCTGGAAGTGCAGGCGCACGTGCTGACCTGGGCGCTGCTGAAGGGATTGCCCGCCAGCACCAGCCCGTGGGCAACCCAGAAACCGCAGATGATCGTGACCACCCCCGGCTACGACCGTCATTTCCTGCTGCTGGAAACGCTGGGCTTCGAGCTGCTGAGCGTGGACATGCAGCCGGACGGCCCCGATCTGGACGCCATTGAGCGGCTGGCGGCGAGCAGCGAGCGCGTCAAGGGCGTGCTGTTTGTGCCGACCTACAGCAACCCCGGCGGCGAGACCATCTCGGCCCCGAAGGCGCAGCGGCTGGCAGCCCTGACAGCGGCAGCCCCCGATTTCACCATCTTTGCCGACGACGCCTACCGGGTTCACCACCTGCATCCCGACGACCGCGACACCCCCGTGAACTTCGTGGAACTGTGCCAGGAGGCGGGCCACCCCGACCGGGCATTCGTGTTCGCGTCCACTTCCAAAATCACCTTTGCCGGGGCGGGGCTGGGCTTCGTGGCAAGCAGCGTTGCCAACATAGGGGCGCTGTCGAACTGGCTGAACACCCAGAGCATCGGCCCCAACAAGGTCGAGCAGTACCGCCATGTGCGCTTTCTGGAAGCGTACCCCGGCGGCCTGGAAGGACTGATGGAGGCGCACGCCCAGATCATCGCGCCCAAGTTCGCGGCGGTGAACGAGGTGCTGAGCGCCGAGCTGGACGGCCAGAATGGCAACAGTGAACTGGCGAGCTGGGGCAATCCGAAGGGCGGCTACTTCATCAGCCTCGATACGCATTTGCCCATTGCCCGGCGCGTGGTCGAGCTGGCAGCGGGCGCGGGCGTCAGCCTGACCCCGGCGGGCGCGACGTATCCTGGCGGGCACGATCCGCATGACCGCAATATCCGGCTGGCCCCCACCCGCCCGCCCGTCTCGGAGGTGCGCGAGGCGATGCAGGTGGTGGCGTGCTGCATCCGGCTGGCAAGCGAGGAATACCGGGCAGCCGGGAAGTAA